Proteins co-encoded in one Pseudophryne corroboree isolate aPseCor3 chromosome 1, aPseCor3.hap2, whole genome shotgun sequence genomic window:
- the LOC135053560 gene encoding putative nuclease HARBI1 isoform X2 — protein sequence MSIHIAAEALPPQPTPALPPQPPAPQPQPAPHQPRQRRRARPPIFRTRVRLFGMPDDVVVRRYRLPPHLILDTLSIIESDLESEIRYPTAIPPLTQFLAVLHFLATGSFQHVVGDLVGMSQGQFSKVLRRVCQAFLKRVKQFIAMPLDVGALDVVKRQFAEGGSRFPHVIGVVDGTHVAIQPPKHNEEIYRNRKLFHSLNVMVVCGPSLQILSLNAKFTGSSHDAYVIRQSGIWQRLRSSQRPDMWLLGDRGYPCTPWLMTPYRNPRPGPQMAFNSALTATRQLVERTIGVLKGRFRVLHRTGGDIMYSPEMASKIVVLCAILHNIAVRSSVELPQAEELPDEEPGVVPRFGGGSVTRRGSQVRARIVAEYFS from the exons atgtcaatacatattgcggcagaagccctacctccccaacccacgccagcactcccaccccaaccgccagccccacaaccacagccggctcctcatcaaccaaggcaacggaggcgtgctaggccaccaattttcagaacccgtgtcagactttttgggatgccagatgatgtggtggtgcgtagataccggctgccaccacatctaatcctagacactctctccataatagagagtgatctggagtctgaaattcggtatcctacagcaataccaccattgacacaattccttgcagtgttacattttttggccacaggatcattccagcatgtggttggagacctggttggcatgtcgcagggccagttcagtaaggtcctgcgacgtgtctgccaggctttcctcaagcgtgttaagcaatttattgctatgcctttggatgttggtgccctagatgtggtgaagcggcaatttgcggaaggtggtagtcgcttcccacatgttattggggttgtggatggcacacatgtagctattcagccaccaaaacataatgaagaaatttatagaaacaggaaactgtttcattctctgaatgtaatggttgtttgtgggccatccctccagatcctttccctgaacgcaaagtttactggaagttcccatgatgcgtatgtcattagacaatcagggatatggcagagattaagatcaagtcaacgaccagacatgtggttattgg gagaccgtggatatccttgcaccccctggctcatgactccttaccgtaatcccaggccaggaccacagatggcatttaactccgcgcttactgccactaggcagctggtggagcgcacaattggtgtcctgaaagggcggtttcgtgtgctccaccgcactggtggcgacatcatgtattcgccggagatggcaagtaaaatagtggtcctgtgcgcaatactccataatatcgcggtaaggagtagtgtagagcttcctcaggcagaggaattgcctgatgaggagccaggggttgtgccacgcttcggtggggggagtgtgacacggagggggagccaagtgagggcaagaattgtagcagaatatttcag ctga
- the LOC135053560 gene encoding putative nuclease HARBI1 isoform X1, producing MSIHIAAEALPPQPTPALPPQPPAPQPQPAPHQPRQRRRARPPIFRTRVRLFGMPDDVVVRRYRLPPHLILDTLSIIESDLESEIRYPTAIPPLTQFLAVLHFLATGSFQHVVGDLVGMSQGQFSKVLRRVCQAFLKRVKQFIAMPLDVGALDVVKRQFAEGGSRFPHVIGVVDGTHVAIQPPKHNEEIYRNRKLFHSLNVMVVCGPSLQILSLNAKFTGSSHDAYVIRQSGIWQRLRSSQRPDMWLLGDRGYPCTPWLMTPYRNPRPGPQMAFNSALTATRQLVERTIGVLKGRFRVLHRTGGDIMYSPEMASKIVVLCAILHNIAVRSSVELPQAEELPDEEPGVVPRFGGGSVTRRGSQVRARIVAEYFRYSVYIFYICPNNTTQYASVL from the exons atgtcaatacatattgcggcagaagccctacctccccaacccacgccagcactcccaccccaaccgccagccccacaaccacagccggctcctcatcaaccaaggcaacggaggcgtgctaggccaccaattttcagaacccgtgtcagactttttgggatgccagatgatgtggtggtgcgtagataccggctgccaccacatctaatcctagacactctctccataatagagagtgatctggagtctgaaattcggtatcctacagcaataccaccattgacacaattccttgcagtgttacattttttggccacaggatcattccagcatgtggttggagacctggttggcatgtcgcagggccagttcagtaaggtcctgcgacgtgtctgccaggctttcctcaagcgtgttaagcaatttattgctatgcctttggatgttggtgccctagatgtggtgaagcggcaatttgcggaaggtggtagtcgcttcccacatgttattggggttgtggatggcacacatgtagctattcagccaccaaaacataatgaagaaatttatagaaacaggaaactgtttcattctctgaatgtaatggttgtttgtgggccatccctccagatcctttccctgaacgcaaagtttactggaagttcccatgatgcgtatgtcattagacaatcagggatatggcagagattaagatcaagtcaacgaccagacatgtggttattgg gagaccgtggatatccttgcaccccctggctcatgactccttaccgtaatcccaggccaggaccacagatggcatttaactccgcgcttactgccactaggcagctggtggagcgcacaattggtgtcctgaaagggcggtttcgtgtgctccaccgcactggtggcgacatcatgtattcgccggagatggcaagtaaaatagtggtcctgtgcgcaatactccataatatcgcggtaaggagtagtgtagagcttcctcaggcagaggaattgcctgatgaggagccaggggttgtgccacgcttcggtggggggagtgtgacacggagggggagccaagtgagggcaagaattgtagcagaatatttcaggtatagtgtttatatattttatatttgcccaaataatacaacacagtatgcttCTGTTTTATAA